The DNA window ATCCGCAGCCATGTCCTGCTGCAAATGGCTGGGGTGGAGCTTTAAGGTAGCAAACGAAGGTATAACCTTGCCCGCAGAAGTCCGACAAGCGCTAGGGCTTCGTCCTGGGGAAAAACCGCTAGTGGAGGTGGTGGAAGGGGTGATCCAGCTCCGCCCTTGCCGTCCCCCTGTGCGTGAACTCCTGCAAGACCTTTTCAAGGCGTATCCCCTCGAGGCCCAAGCCCTGGGGGAAACCACAGGCCATGATGCCCTGCGCTATGTCCGTAAACTGCGCAAGGGATGACCAGCCTGGACACCAACATCATCCTTTCTGCCCTGGACCCCAAGGATGCCCAACATGAGGCGGCCATCTCCTTGTTGGATGGGCTATCCTGGGAGGCCCTTTTCATCAGCCCTCCGGTCTACGCTGAACTTCGGGCCGGCACAGGTTGGCCCTTGATAAGGGCCTTTCTTGACAGCCT is part of the Thermus caldifontis genome and encodes:
- a CDS encoding AbrB/MazE/SpoVT family DNA-binding domain-containing protein, which translates into the protein MSCCKWLGWSFKVANEGITLPAEVRQALGLRPGEKPLVEVVEGVIQLRPCRPPVRELLQDLFKAYPLEAQALGETTGHDALRYVRKLRKG